In a genomic window of Vulpes lagopus strain Blue_001 chromosome 13, ASM1834538v1, whole genome shotgun sequence:
- the ZNF800 gene encoding zinc finger protein 800 isoform X1 — protein sequence MPLRDKYCQTDHHHHGCCEPVYILEPGDAPLLQQPLQTSKSGIQQIIECFRSGTKQLKHILLKDVDTIFECKLCRSLFRGLPNLITHKKFYCPPSLQMDDNLPDVNDKQSQAINDLLEAIYPSVDKREYIIKLEPIETNQNAVFQYISRTDNPTEVTESSSTPEQTEVQIQETSTEQSKTVPVTDTEVETVEPPPVEIVADEVAPPSDEQPQESQADLETSDNSDFGHQLICCLCRKEFNSRRGVRRHIRKVHKKKMEELKKYIETRKNPNQSSKGRSKNVLVPISRSCPVCCKSFATKANVRRHFDEVHRGLRRDSITPDIATKPGQPLFLDSVSPKKSFKTRKQKSSSKAEYNLTACKCLLCKRKYSSQIMLKRHMQIVHKITLSGTNSKREKGPNNTASSSEIKVKVEPADSVESSPPSITHSPQNELKGTNHSNEKKNTPAAQKNKVKQDSESPKSTSPSAAGGQQKTRKPKLSAGFDFKQLYCKLCKRQFTSKQNLTKHIELHTDGNNIYVKFYKCPLCTYETRRKRDVIRHITVVHKKSSRYLGKITASLEIRAIKKPIDFVLNKVAKRGPSRDEAKHSDSKHDGTSNSPSKKYEVADVGIEVKVTKNFSLHRCNKCGKAFAKKTYLEHHKKTHKANASNSPEGNKTKGRSTRSKALVCLGKPSPRSAAALRPAAPGSRCPPAGAVTTRQAAASCRAKLRGGAARERQHAARGLGRPAPP from the exons ATGCCTTTAAGGGATAAATACTGTCAGACTGACCACCATCATCACGGATGCTGTGAACCAG TTTATATCCTGGAACCTGGAGATGCTCCTTTGTTACAGCAACCACTACAGACATCCAAATCTggtattcaacaaataattgagTGCTTTCGATCAG gaACTAAACAGCTTAAGCACATTTTATTAAAAGACGTGGACACTATTTTTGAATGTAAATTATGCCGCAGTCTCTTCAGAGGATTACCAAATTTGATTACCCATAAAAAATTCTACTGCCCACCAAGTCTCCAGATGGATGACA ACCTTCCTGATGTAAATGATAAACAAAGCCAAGCCATAAACGATCTCCTAGAAGCCATATATCCAAGTGTGGACAAACGAGAATATATTATTAAGCTAGAACCCATAGAAACTAATCAGAATGCAGTGTTTCAGTATATTTCAAGGACTGATAATCCTACTGAAGTCACAGAGTCAAGCAGTACTCCTGAACAAACCGAAGTTCAAATACAGGAAACTAGCACTGAACAGTCTAAAACAGTACCAGTTACAGATACAGAGGTGGAAACTGTAGAGCCCCCTCCTGTTGAGATTGTTGCAGATGAAGTTGCACCTCCATCTGATGAGCAACCTCAGGAATCACAGGCTGACTTGGAAACTTCTGACAATTCTGATTTTGGTCACCAGTTGATATGTTGTCTTTGTAGAAAAGAATTCAATTCCCGACGAGGTGTTCGTCGTCATATTCGAAAAGTACAtaagaaaaagatggaagaaCTAAAAAAGTACATTGAAACGCGAAAGAATCCAAACCAGTCCTCCAAAGGACGCAGTAAGAATGTTCTAGTTCCAATAAGTAGGAGTTGTCCAGTATGTTGTAAATCATTTGCTACAAAAGCGAATGTAAGGAGgcattttgatgaagttcatAGAGGACTAAGGAGGGATTCAATTACTCCTGATATAGCAACAAAGCCTGGGCAACCTTTGTTCCTGGATTCTGTTTCtcctaaaaaatcttttaagactCGAAAACAAAAGTCGTCTTCAAAGGCTGAATACAATTTAACTGCATGCAAATGCCTCCTTTGCAAGAGGAAATATAGTTCACAAATAATGCTCAAAAGACATATGCAAATTGTCCACAAGATAACTCTTTCTGGAACAAACTCTAAAAGAGAGAAAGGCCCTAATAATACTGCCAGCAgttcagaaataaaagttaaagttgAACCAGCAGATTCTGTAGAATCTTCACCCCCTTCCATTACCCATTCTCCACAGAATGAATTAAAGGGAACAAatcattcaaatgaaaaaaagaacacaccggcagcacagaaaaataaagttaaacaagACTCGGAAAGCCCTAAATCAACTAGTCCGTCTGCTGCAGGTGGCCAGCAAAAAACCAGGAAACCAAAACTTTCAGCTGGCTTTGACTTTAAGCAACTTTACTGTAAACTTTGTAAACGACAGTTTACTTCCAAACAGAACTTGACTAAACACATTGAGTTGCACACAGATGGGAATAACATTTATGTTAAATTCTACAAGTGTCCTCTTTGCACTTATGAAACTCGTCGGAAGCGCGATGTGATACGACATATAACTGTGGTTCATAAAAAGTCATCCCGCTATCTTGGGAAAATAACAGCCAGTTTAGAGATCAGAGCTATAAAGAAGCCCATTGATTTTGTTCTAAATAAAGTGGCAAAAAGAGGCCCTTCGAGGGATGAGgcaaaacatagtgattcaaaacaTGATGGCACTTCTAACTCTCCTAGTAAAAAATATGAAGTGGCTGACGTTGGTATTGAAGTAAAAGTCACAAAAAACTTTTCTCTTCACAGATGCAATAAATGTGGAAAGGCATTTGCCAAAAAGACTTATCTTGAACATCATAAGAAAACTCATAAGGCAAATGCTTCCAATTCAcctgaaggaaacaaaaccaaaggccGAAGTACAAGATCTAAGGCTCTTGTCTG
- the ZNF800 gene encoding zinc finger protein 800 isoform X2, giving the protein MPLRDKYCQTDHHHHGCCEPVYILEPGDAPLLQQPLQTSKSGIQQIIECFRSGTKQLKHILLKDVDTIFECKLCRSLFRGLPNLITHKKFYCPPSLQMDDNLPDVNDKQSQAINDLLEAIYPSVDKREYIIKLEPIETNQNAVFQYISRTDNPTEVTESSSTPEQTEVQIQETSTEQSKTVPVTDTEVETVEPPPVEIVADEVAPPSDEQPQESQADLETSDNSDFGHQLICCLCRKEFNSRRGVRRHIRKVHKKKMEELKKYIETRKNPNQSSKGRSKNVLVPISRSCPVCCKSFATKANVRRHFDEVHRGLRRDSITPDIATKPGQPLFLDSVSPKKSFKTRKQKSSSKAEYNLTACKCLLCKRKYSSQIMLKRHMQIVHKITLSGTNSKREKGPNNTASSSEIKVKVEPADSVESSPPSITHSPQNELKGTNHSNEKKNTPAAQKNKVKQDSESPKSTSPSAAGGQQKTRKPKLSAGFDFKQLYCKLCKRQFTSKQNLTKHIELHTDGNNIYVKFYKCPLCTYETRRKRDVIRHITVVHKKSSRYLGKITASLEIRAIKKPIDFVLNKVAKRGPSRDEAKHSDSKHDGTSNSPSKKYEVADVGIEVKVTKNFSLHRCNKCGKAFAKKTYLEHHKKTHKANASNSPEGNKTKGRSTRSKALV; this is encoded by the exons ATGCCTTTAAGGGATAAATACTGTCAGACTGACCACCATCATCACGGATGCTGTGAACCAG TTTATATCCTGGAACCTGGAGATGCTCCTTTGTTACAGCAACCACTACAGACATCCAAATCTggtattcaacaaataattgagTGCTTTCGATCAG gaACTAAACAGCTTAAGCACATTTTATTAAAAGACGTGGACACTATTTTTGAATGTAAATTATGCCGCAGTCTCTTCAGAGGATTACCAAATTTGATTACCCATAAAAAATTCTACTGCCCACCAAGTCTCCAGATGGATGACA ACCTTCCTGATGTAAATGATAAACAAAGCCAAGCCATAAACGATCTCCTAGAAGCCATATATCCAAGTGTGGACAAACGAGAATATATTATTAAGCTAGAACCCATAGAAACTAATCAGAATGCAGTGTTTCAGTATATTTCAAGGACTGATAATCCTACTGAAGTCACAGAGTCAAGCAGTACTCCTGAACAAACCGAAGTTCAAATACAGGAAACTAGCACTGAACAGTCTAAAACAGTACCAGTTACAGATACAGAGGTGGAAACTGTAGAGCCCCCTCCTGTTGAGATTGTTGCAGATGAAGTTGCACCTCCATCTGATGAGCAACCTCAGGAATCACAGGCTGACTTGGAAACTTCTGACAATTCTGATTTTGGTCACCAGTTGATATGTTGTCTTTGTAGAAAAGAATTCAATTCCCGACGAGGTGTTCGTCGTCATATTCGAAAAGTACAtaagaaaaagatggaagaaCTAAAAAAGTACATTGAAACGCGAAAGAATCCAAACCAGTCCTCCAAAGGACGCAGTAAGAATGTTCTAGTTCCAATAAGTAGGAGTTGTCCAGTATGTTGTAAATCATTTGCTACAAAAGCGAATGTAAGGAGgcattttgatgaagttcatAGAGGACTAAGGAGGGATTCAATTACTCCTGATATAGCAACAAAGCCTGGGCAACCTTTGTTCCTGGATTCTGTTTCtcctaaaaaatcttttaagactCGAAAACAAAAGTCGTCTTCAAAGGCTGAATACAATTTAACTGCATGCAAATGCCTCCTTTGCAAGAGGAAATATAGTTCACAAATAATGCTCAAAAGACATATGCAAATTGTCCACAAGATAACTCTTTCTGGAACAAACTCTAAAAGAGAGAAAGGCCCTAATAATACTGCCAGCAgttcagaaataaaagttaaagttgAACCAGCAGATTCTGTAGAATCTTCACCCCCTTCCATTACCCATTCTCCACAGAATGAATTAAAGGGAACAAatcattcaaatgaaaaaaagaacacaccggcagcacagaaaaataaagttaaacaagACTCGGAAAGCCCTAAATCAACTAGTCCGTCTGCTGCAGGTGGCCAGCAAAAAACCAGGAAACCAAAACTTTCAGCTGGCTTTGACTTTAAGCAACTTTACTGTAAACTTTGTAAACGACAGTTTACTTCCAAACAGAACTTGACTAAACACATTGAGTTGCACACAGATGGGAATAACATTTATGTTAAATTCTACAAGTGTCCTCTTTGCACTTATGAAACTCGTCGGAAGCGCGATGTGATACGACATATAACTGTGGTTCATAAAAAGTCATCCCGCTATCTTGGGAAAATAACAGCCAGTTTAGAGATCAGAGCTATAAAGAAGCCCATTGATTTTGTTCTAAATAAAGTGGCAAAAAGAGGCCCTTCGAGGGATGAGgcaaaacatagtgattcaaaacaTGATGGCACTTCTAACTCTCCTAGTAAAAAATATGAAGTGGCTGACGTTGGTATTGAAGTAAAAGTCACAAAAAACTTTTCTCTTCACAGATGCAATAAATGTGGAAAGGCATTTGCCAAAAAGACTTATCTTGAACATCATAAGAAAACTCATAAGGCAAATGCTTCCAATTCAcctgaaggaaacaaaaccaaaggccGAAGTACAAGATCTAAGGCTCTTGTCTG A